In Zonotrichia leucophrys gambelii isolate GWCS_2022_RI chromosome 6, RI_Zleu_2.0, whole genome shotgun sequence, one genomic interval encodes:
- the DYDC1 gene encoding DPY30 domain-containing protein 1 isoform X1 has protein sequence MESQYLKQCLGDCLKKGLAEVVEHRPADPIEYLAHWIYKYRRNLDEEEKRILERAELEEERVAAQAELERLKIEEEQRKLEEQRQAELEKELAELEAQKKEAERQLQQAIAEVTDEPEEPDESEPGQTDLPTVIEEEEEEEEEEEN, from the exons ATGGAGTCTCAGTATCTGAAGCAATGCCTGGGAGATTGCTTGAAGAAAGGACTGGCAGAGGTTGTAGAGCATCGGCCAGCAGATCCAATAGAGTATCTTGCACACTGGATTTACAAATACAGAAGAAACttagatgaagaagaaaag AGAATACTGgagagagctgagctggaagAAGAACGGGTGGCAGCCCAAGCAGAACTTGAAAGGTTAAAAATCGAGGAAGAGCAGCGGAAACTGGAAGAGCAACGGCAG GCTGAGTTGGAGAAAGAACTTGCAGAGTtggaagcacagaaaaaggAAGCTGAAAGGCAGTTGCAGCAG GCAATAGCTGAAGTTACAGATGAACCTGAGGAGCCAGATGAGAGTGAACCT GGTCAAACAGACCTCCCAACAGTaatagaagaagaagaagaggaagaagaagaagaagaaaattag
- the DYDC1 gene encoding DPY30 domain-containing protein 1 isoform X2 yields the protein MESQYLKQCLGDCLKKGLAEVVEHRPADPIEYLAHWIYKYRRNLDEEEKRILERAELEEERVAAQAELERLKIEEEQRKLEEQRQAELEKELAELEAQKKEAERQLQQGQTDLPTVIEEEEEEEEEEEN from the exons ATGGAGTCTCAGTATCTGAAGCAATGCCTGGGAGATTGCTTGAAGAAAGGACTGGCAGAGGTTGTAGAGCATCGGCCAGCAGATCCAATAGAGTATCTTGCACACTGGATTTACAAATACAGAAGAAACttagatgaagaagaaaag AGAATACTGgagagagctgagctggaagAAGAACGGGTGGCAGCCCAAGCAGAACTTGAAAGGTTAAAAATCGAGGAAGAGCAGCGGAAACTGGAAGAGCAACGGCAG GCTGAGTTGGAGAAAGAACTTGCAGAGTtggaagcacagaaaaaggAAGCTGAAAGGCAGTTGCAGCAG GGTCAAACAGACCTCCCAACAGTaatagaagaagaagaagaggaagaagaagaagaagaaaattag
- the EXOSC3 gene encoding exosome complex component RRP40, whose product MAAERGTAAEALVGQVVLPGDLLLLPAHYDEDAEGERLRLSAGTAPQGRLLCGPGLRRSGAGLLVTKCGLLRHRPGGGGAYWVDSQQKRYVPVKGDHVIGIVTAKAGDVFRLDVGGSEPASLSYLAFEGATKRNRPNVQVGDLIYGQFVVANKDMEPEMVCIDSSGKSSGMGIIGQDGFLFKVSLGLIRKLLAPKCEIIQELSQLYPFEMVLGMNGRIWVKAKTVQQTLIVVNILEACEHMTAQQRKQALAKLSGN is encoded by the exons ATGGCGGCGGAGCGCGGCACGGCGGCCGAGGCCCTCGTGGGGCAGGTGGTGCTGCCCGgggacctgctgctgctccccgcGCACTACGACGAGGACGCGGAGGGCGAGCGGCTGCGGCTGAGCGCGGGCACCGCGCCGCAGGGGCGGCTGCTGtgcgggccggggctgcggcgcagcggggctgggctgctggtgaCCAAGTGCGGGCTGCTGCGGCACcggcccgggggcggcggcgcctACTGGGTGGACTCGCAGCAGAAGCGG TATGTGCCGGTGAAGGGCGACCACGTCATAGGGATCGTGACGGCCAAAGCGGGGGACGTGTTCAGGCTGGACGTGGGCGGCAGCGAGCCGGCCTCCCTGTCCTACCTGGCCTTCGAAGGCGCCACCAAGAGGAACAGGCCGAACGTGCAG GTGGGAGATCTCATTTATGGCCAGTTCGTTGTAGCAAATAAAGACATGGAACCAGAGATGGTCTGTATAGACAGCAGTGGAAAGTCAAGTGGCATGGGAATAATTGGACAAGATGGCTTCCTCTTTAAAGTTTCCTTAGGTCTAATAAGAAA GCTCTTGGCTCCCAAATGTGAAATAATTCAAGAGTTGTCGCAATTGTACCCATTTGAGATGGTGCTGGGAATGAATGGAAGAATATGGGTAAAAGCAAAAACAGTTCAACAGACTTTAATTGTAGTAAATATTTTGGAAGCCTGTGAGCATATGACTGCACAACAGAGAAAACAAGCCCTTGCCAAACTGTCAGGGAACTAA